One genomic region from Cetobacterium sp. 8H encodes:
- a CDS encoding ATP-dependent helicase, whose amino-acid sequence MSILDKLNEKQREAAQKIEGPLLILAGAGSGKTRTITYRIAHMINEKGISPYKILAVTFTNKAAKEMRERVETLIGDDAHKAMISTFHSFGVRLLRVYGEKLGYNSNFTIYDTDDQKRVIRNIMKEFVVKDKSLTEGTVVSIISKLKENSVSPSDYEKENRFDINHKIILECYRKYNVVLKENNGMDFSDILVNLYKLLEIPEVLEKLQDKFHYIMVDEYQDTNNIQYNIITKIASKYRNICVVGDENQSIYGFRGANIKNILDFEKEYKDALVVKLEENYRSTSAILTAANEVIKNNKTSKDKNLWTKKPQGELITIKECQDGREEANFVIEEIIKRKNFGKVYKDFTILYRTNAQSRVFEEGFLKYNIPYKVFGGMQFYQRAEIKDIIAYLTVINNPQDTINLNRIINVPKRKLGDKSIEKIKAYADEERISMFEALKKGNEIPGLTAGVKIALDELSTTLSDLIEMTQESTVSEVFDELIKRIGYFSYLNSSYGVEAEGRIENVEELKNSIVELEKTVDFLTLREYLENISLVSATDDLDAETDYVKLMTIHNSKGLEFPIVFLTGVEDDIFPGTKKLLYNPEELEEERRLCYVAITRAEDKLYITHARSRFTYGEMIGKVKSRFINELPSEVVEQEERINNLLPKSRLGEDKKKLTGFKNIISAEDLKKMKSFENSPFKMGEKVIHSKFGLGKVVEISEKKIGVQFVDGKRDIALALATKFLSKA is encoded by the coding sequence ATGAGTATATTAGATAAGTTAAATGAAAAGCAAAGAGAGGCCGCTCAAAAAATAGAAGGTCCACTTTTGATACTTGCGGGAGCAGGTTCAGGTAAAACAAGAACAATAACATATAGAATAGCTCACATGATAAATGAAAAAGGGATATCACCTTATAAAATTTTAGCAGTGACATTTACAAATAAAGCAGCTAAAGAGATGAGGGAAAGAGTAGAAACTTTAATAGGTGATGATGCTCATAAAGCGATGATCTCTACATTCCACTCTTTTGGAGTTAGACTTTTAAGAGTTTATGGTGAGAAATTAGGTTATAACTCGAATTTTACAATCTATGATACAGACGATCAAAAAAGAGTTATAAGAAATATAATGAAAGAGTTCGTTGTAAAAGATAAATCTTTAACTGAAGGAACAGTTGTATCTATTATTTCAAAATTAAAAGAGAACAGTGTATCTCCTTCAGACTATGAAAAAGAGAATAGATTTGATATAAATCATAAAATAATTTTAGAATGTTATAGAAAATATAATGTTGTTCTTAAAGAAAATAATGGTATGGATTTTTCAGATATTTTAGTGAACTTGTATAAACTTCTTGAAATACCAGAAGTTTTAGAAAAATTACAAGACAAGTTTCATTATATAATGGTTGATGAGTATCAAGATACCAATAATATCCAATATAATATTATAACAAAGATAGCTTCTAAATATAGAAACATATGTGTTGTAGGAGATGAAAATCAGAGTATTTATGGTTTTAGAGGGGCTAATATAAAAAATATATTGGATTTTGAAAAGGAATATAAAGATGCATTAGTTGTGAAGTTAGAAGAGAATTATCGTTCTACATCAGCTATATTGACAGCAGCTAATGAAGTAATAAAAAATAATAAAACATCTAAAGATAAAAATTTGTGGACTAAAAAACCTCAAGGGGAATTAATAACTATAAAAGAATGTCAAGATGGTAGAGAAGAAGCAAACTTTGTAATAGAAGAAATTATAAAAAGAAAAAACTTCGGAAAGGTATATAAAGATTTTACTATTTTATATAGAACTAATGCTCAGTCAAGAGTATTTGAAGAAGGATTTTTAAAGTATAATATTCCATATAAAGTTTTTGGTGGAATGCAATTCTATCAAAGAGCTGAAATAAAAGATATTATAGCTTATTTAACAGTTATAAATAATCCACAAGATACAATTAATCTAAATAGAATCATAAATGTTCCTAAAAGAAAATTGGGTGACAAAAGTATAGAGAAAATAAAAGCTTATGCTGATGAAGAGAGAATTTCAATGTTCGAAGCTCTTAAAAAAGGTAATGAAATACCAGGTTTAACAGCAGGAGTAAAAATAGCTTTAGATGAACTATCTACAACTTTATCAGATCTTATAGAGATGACACAAGAGTCAACTGTAAGTGAAGTTTTTGATGAATTGATAAAAAGAATAGGATATTTCTCGTATTTAAACTCAAGTTATGGAGTTGAAGCTGAAGGAAGAATTGAAAACGTTGAGGAATTAAAAAACTCGATAGTAGAACTTGAGAAGACAGTTGATTTTTTAACTTTAAGAGAGTATTTAGAAAATATTTCTTTAGTAAGTGCTACAGATGATTTAGATGCAGAAACAGACTATGTTAAACTGATGACGATCCATAACTCAAAAGGATTAGAGTTTCCAATAGTATTTTTAACTGGAGTTGAAGATGATATATTTCCTGGGACTAAAAAACTTTTGTATAATCCAGAAGAATTAGAAGAGGAAAGAAGATTGTGCTATGTTGCCATAACAAGAGCTGAGGATAAGCTTTATATAACTCATGCAAGAAGTAGATTTACGTATGGTGAAATGATTGGAAAAGTAAAATCAAGATTCATTAACGAGCTTCCATCTGAAGTGGTTGAACAAGAGGAGAGAATAAATAACCTTTTACCGAAATCAAGATTAGGCGAAGATAAAAAGAAATTAACAGGATTCAAAAATATAATCTCAGCTGAAGATTTGAAAAAAATGAAGAGCTTTGAAAATTCACCATTTAAAATGGGAGAAAAAGTTATTCATTCAAAATTTGGATTAGGGAAAGTAGTTGAAATATCGGAGAAAAAAATAGGAGTACAGTTTGTTGATGGAAAAAGAGATATAGCTCTAGCTTTAGCAACAAAATTCCTGTCAAAAGCATAG
- the pssA gene encoding CDP-diacylglycerol--serine O-phosphatidyltransferase: MVERKYIAPNAITAANMFLGYLSITASIAGDFSKAIWFIILGMVCDGLDGKTARKLDAFSEFGKEFDSFCDAITFGLAPAILVYSVLNKSANISSFVVPISFIYALCGVMRLVKFNIVTTASSEKDDFSGMPIPSGASVVCSYLLFVEVVRNNFGMNLFSVEMFVGLTLIAAILMVSTIPFKTPDKVFSFIPKKMMLPFILVILATLKYSMFIVTCYYILVNLIKFFTDRSKDEIE; this comes from the coding sequence ATGGTAGAAAGAAAGTATATTGCACCAAATGCAATTACAGCAGCGAATATGTTTTTAGGATATCTAAGTATCACAGCTTCAATAGCTGGAGATTTCTCAAAAGCTATTTGGTTTATAATACTAGGGATGGTGTGTGATGGTTTAGATGGTAAAACAGCCAGAAAACTAGATGCATTTAGTGAATTTGGAAAAGAGTTTGACTCTTTCTGTGATGCAATAACTTTTGGATTAGCACCAGCAATACTTGTTTATTCGGTTCTTAATAAATCAGCAAATATAAGCTCATTTGTAGTGCCAATATCTTTTATATATGCACTGTGTGGGGTAATGAGATTAGTAAAATTCAATATAGTAACAACAGCATCAAGTGAAAAAGATGATTTTAGTGGAATGCCAATTCCATCGGGAGCTTCAGTTGTTTGTTCTTACTTATTATTTGTTGAAGTAGTAAGAAATAACTTTGGAATGAATTTGTTTTCAGTTGAAATGTTTGTAGGGTTAACACTGATTGCAGCCATTTTAATGGTTAGTACAATTCCGTTTAAAACTCCAGATAAAGTATTTAGCTTTATTCCGAAAAAAATGATGTTACCTTTTATCCTAGTGATTTTAGCGACATTAAAATACAGCATGTTCATTGTTACATGTTATTACATTCTTGTAAACTTAATTAAATTTTTTACAGACAGATCAAAGGATGAAATAGAATAA
- a CDS encoding YlmH/Sll1252 family protein — MDRNFFFNLFPNEDEFLIASLWDDLMLCLEIEFPIYSSSFVSPQIWTKLCEVSNQLKVEVFTIGLTPVSEKKIIAFAPKNFSEIDLEFPIKFFKIIATNKFKTLQHKDFLGSIMSLGLKRESLGDILVKDNVGYCIAFQDIYTIIKNNLQQINTIPIKISDIDPTEIPEPQFKEISDTVSSFRLDSIIAAIANVSRNISVDLIESGDILVNYLPEKNKSKIININSVITIKKKGKFILYKNLGETKKGKFKIIIKQYI; from the coding sequence ATGGATAGAAATTTTTTCTTTAATCTTTTCCCAAATGAAGATGAATTTTTAATTGCATCTCTTTGGGATGATCTAATGCTTTGTTTAGAAATAGAATTTCCAATCTATAGTTCAAGTTTTGTATCACCTCAAATTTGGACAAAATTGTGTGAAGTTAGTAACCAACTTAAAGTTGAAGTTTTTACTATTGGTCTGACACCTGTTTCTGAAAAAAAAATAATTGCTTTTGCTCCTAAAAATTTTTCTGAAATTGATCTTGAATTTCCTATAAAATTTTTTAAAATTATTGCAACAAATAAATTTAAAACTCTTCAACATAAAGATTTTTTAGGTTCAATAATGAGTTTAGGGTTGAAAAGAGAATCTTTAGGAGATATTTTAGTTAAAGATAATGTTGGTTATTGTATAGCTTTTCAAGATATTTACACCATTATTAAAAATAATTTACAACAAATAAATACAATCCCAATAAAGATTTCTGATATTGACCCTACAGAAATTCCTGAACCTCAATTTAAAGAGATTTCTGATACTGTTAGTTCTTTTCGTTTAGACTCTATAATTGCTGCTATTGCTAATGTTTCTAGAAATATCAGTGTTGATCTTATAGAATCTGGTGATATATTAGTAAACTACTTACCTGAAAAAAATAAAAGTAAAATAATCAATATAAATTCTGTTATTACCATTAAAAAGAAAGGTAAGTTTATTTTGTATAAAAATTTAGGAGAAACTAAAAAAGGTAAATTTAAAATCATTATTAAACAATATATATAG
- a CDS encoding molybdopterin-binding protein, with amino-acid sequence MKTVKTIDAAGMILCHDITKIVPGEFKGVAFKKGHIITENDIPELLKLGKDNIFVWEHQEGTLHENDAAIRIKNHIAGKGLEFSSIKEGKIDFIAQNNGLLKVDVEELLKINMLGEIIVATLQNNTPVKKGTKVAGTRVIPLVIDEEKINHMENISKKEIIKILPLIPKKVAIISTGNEVYYGRIQDKFGPILTEKVKEYGCEVVYHTFSSDDKEMIKDKIKEALLSGTDLILCTGGMSVDPDDRTPLAIKEMGGELITYGSPVLPGAMLLLAYHGDKAILGLPGCVMHSKRTAFDLVLPRILAEEKITFRDIASYGHGGLCLNCPICTFPHCSFGK; translated from the coding sequence ATGAAAACCGTAAAAACTATTGACGCTGCCGGAATGATACTTTGCCATGACATCACAAAAATAGTTCCTGGTGAATTTAAAGGAGTTGCTTTTAAAAAAGGACATATCATTACAGAAAATGATATTCCTGAACTTTTAAAACTTGGGAAAGATAATATTTTCGTTTGGGAACATCAAGAGGGAACTCTTCATGAAAATGATGCTGCGATTAGAATAAAAAATCATATTGCTGGTAAAGGGTTAGAGTTTTCTTCAATTAAAGAAGGAAAAATAGATTTTATAGCTCAAAATAACGGTCTTTTAAAAGTTGATGTTGAAGAACTTCTAAAAATAAATATGTTGGGTGAAATTATCGTTGCAACACTTCAAAATAATACTCCTGTTAAAAAGGGAACTAAAGTTGCTGGAACTAGAGTTATTCCTCTTGTTATTGATGAGGAAAAAATAAATCATATGGAAAATATATCGAAAAAAGAGATTATTAAAATTTTACCTCTAATTCCTAAAAAAGTAGCTATTATAAGCACTGGAAACGAAGTTTATTATGGAAGAATTCAGGATAAATTTGGACCTATCTTAACTGAAAAAGTTAAAGAATATGGGTGTGAAGTCGTTTATCATACATTTTCATCAGATGATAAAGAGATGATTAAAGATAAAATAAAAGAAGCTCTTTTAAGTGGTACAGATCTTATCCTTTGTACTGGTGGAATGTCTGTTGATCCCGATGATAGAACCCCTCTTGCTATAAAAGAGATGGGTGGAGAACTTATTACTTATGGTTCCCCTGTTTTACCTGGGGCTATGCTTCTTCTTGCATATCATGGAGATAAAGCTATTCTTGGGCTTCCTGGATGCGTTATGCACTCGAAAAGAACTGCTTTTGACTTAGTTCTTCCTAGAATTTTAGCTGAAGAAAAAATAACTTTTAGAGACATTGCTAGTTATGGTCATGGCGGACTTTGTTTGAACTGTCCAATTTGTACATTCCCACACTGTTCTTTTGGAAAATAA
- a CDS encoding aldose 1-epimerase family protein, which produces MIKIENDKLIVLINEYGAELKSVVRKDNEIEYIWPGTSGSFKKSAPNLFPFIGNIANGEVDYPVDGERKILPMTKHGFARDLEFKLIENNQTKAIFELTPSEYTKERYPYKFSFKVIYELKDDILTHEYIVENMDSNTMYYHVGGHTAFYCNFNGDLNFENYYLNFESEKCRLYKLDERNNAFLSKDFEEVDIPKKFNLSKEKFKKDALVFDGMKSSVVNIKHENSNHGIEFIFENLPVLTLWTNVDSSEFICLEPWAGITDFTENSSKVEDKKYIQILNSFEIKRYSQNIRFY; this is translated from the coding sequence ATGATAAAAATTGAAAATGATAAGTTGATAGTTTTAATAAATGAGTATGGGGCAGAATTAAAAAGTGTTGTCAGAAAAGATAACGAAATTGAATATATCTGGCCAGGTACAAGTGGAAGTTTCAAAAAGAGTGCTCCAAATTTATTTCCTTTTATAGGAAATATAGCAAATGGTGAAGTGGATTATCCTGTTGATGGAGAAAGAAAAATTTTACCGATGACTAAGCATGGTTTTGCTAGAGATTTAGAGTTTAAACTTATTGAGAATAACCAGACAAAAGCTATATTTGAATTGACTCCAAGTGAATATACAAAGGAAAGATATCCTTATAAATTTTCGTTCAAAGTTATATATGAGTTAAAAGATGATATTTTAACTCATGAATACATTGTTGAAAATATGGATAGTAATACCATGTATTATCATGTAGGAGGACATACAGCTTTTTATTGCAATTTTAATGGAGATTTAAATTTTGAAAATTATTATCTAAATTTTGAAAGTGAAAAGTGTCGTCTATACAAATTAGATGAAAGAAATAATGCTTTTTTATCTAAAGACTTTGAAGAGGTGGATATTCCTAAAAAGTTTAATCTATCTAAAGAGAAGTTTAAAAAAGATGCTTTAGTTTTTGATGGGATGAAGAGTAGTGTAGTAAATATAAAACATGAAAATTCTAATCATGGAATTGAGTTTATATTTGAAAATCTACCAGTGTTAACTCTCTGGACAAACGTAGATTCGAGTGAATTTATATGTTTAGAGCCATGGGCTGGAATAACAGATTTTACAGAAAATTCATCAAAAGTTGAAGATAAAAAATATATTCAAATATTAAATTCTTTTGAGATAAAGAGATATTCTCAAAATATAAGATTTTATTAA
- a CDS encoding peptidylprolyl isomerase — protein MKDVKLNAKIVTTRGEINLVLFPEVAPVTVLNFAHLAMRGYYNGIKFHRVIEDFMVQGGDPTGTGTGGPGYQFIDEFKEGVVFDKKGVLAMANAGPETNGSQFFITHVETPWLNYKHTIFGEVVSEADQKVVDSVKQGDIIERIEITGDVEKFLKNEENAEFTAEMDEILDSQFPNLVQY, from the coding sequence ATGAAAGATGTAAAATTAAATGCAAAAATAGTTACAACAAGAGGAGAAATTAATTTAGTATTATTCCCAGAGGTTGCACCAGTAACTGTATTAAACTTTGCTCACTTAGCAATGAGAGGGTACTACAATGGAATTAAATTCCATAGAGTTATTGAGGACTTTATGGTACAAGGAGGAGATCCTACTGGAACAGGAACAGGTGGACCAGGATACCAATTTATTGATGAGTTTAAAGAAGGAGTAGTTTTTGATAAAAAAGGAGTTTTAGCAATGGCTAATGCAGGACCAGAAACAAATGGTTCTCAATTCTTTATCACTCACGTTGAGACTCCATGGTTAAACTACAAGCATACAATATTTGGAGAAGTTGTTTCTGAAGCTGACCAAAAAGTTGTAGATTCAGTTAAGCAAGGAGATATAATCGAGAGAATAGAAATTACTGGTGATGTAGAGAAATTCTTAAAGAATGAAGAGAATGCAGAGTTCACTGCAGAAATGGATGAGATCTTAGATTCTCAATTCCCTAACTTAGTTCAATATTAA
- a CDS encoding NAD(P)/FAD-dependent oxidoreductase, which yields MKNFDLIVVGGGPGGIFAAITAAEKGFKVALLEKNKRIGNKILVAGSGKCNLTHTGKPKDFLDKYGDSGKFLKEALNKFSPDKLKEFFADNGLPLVLIEESGKFFPATFSSVDVVNLLKETLIRLNVQIVESFKIEEILKMGDEFHIVSDKEEYRAKNVLLATGGKSYPGVGTTGDGYVFAKSLGHKIVPPQPALAPIYVKEYAFEELSGISFQDVKITFWKENRKLIEKIGSVLLTHTNFSGPGILDNSRYVQSETSLEINYIGLEYEVFNKDIIESINEDGKKTIKKYLLKYSLPERFVKKILKISEIQEDIKLSELSKIKREELAKMLTSNKMEISKVGNFEMAMVTKGGVSLEEVNSKTMESKKVKGLYFAGEILDIDGDTGGYNIQGACSMGVLAAKSMTK from the coding sequence ATGAAAAATTTTGATCTGATTGTAGTGGGGGGAGGTCCTGGAGGAATATTTGCGGCTATAACTGCAGCAGAAAAAGGTTTTAAAGTAGCTCTTTTAGAAAAAAACAAAAGAATAGGAAATAAGATTTTAGTTGCTGGAAGTGGAAAGTGTAATTTAACTCATACAGGTAAACCCAAGGATTTTTTAGATAAATATGGAGATAGCGGAAAATTTTTAAAAGAAGCTTTAAATAAATTTTCTCCAGATAAACTGAAAGAATTTTTTGCTGACAATGGCTTACCACTAGTTTTAATAGAGGAAAGTGGAAAGTTTTTTCCAGCTACATTTAGTTCAGTAGATGTTGTAAATCTGCTAAAAGAAACGTTGATAAGATTAAATGTTCAAATTGTTGAAAGCTTTAAAATAGAAGAAATTTTAAAAATGGGCGATGAATTTCATATAGTAAGCGATAAAGAGGAATATAGAGCTAAAAATGTTTTACTTGCAACGGGTGGGAAGTCTTATCCAGGTGTTGGAACAACTGGCGACGGATATGTATTTGCAAAAAGTTTAGGACATAAAATAGTACCACCTCAACCTGCTTTAGCGCCAATATACGTAAAAGAATATGCTTTTGAGGAGCTATCAGGTATAAGTTTTCAAGATGTTAAAATAACATTCTGGAAAGAAAATAGAAAACTTATAGAAAAAATAGGATCGGTATTATTAACACATACTAATTTTAGTGGACCAGGAATTTTAGATAATTCAAGATATGTTCAAAGCGAAACTAGTTTAGAAATAAATTATATAGGCCTAGAGTATGAAGTTTTTAACAAAGATATAATCGAATCTATAAATGAAGATGGTAAAAAAACTATAAAAAAATATTTACTAAAATATTCTTTACCTGAAAGATTTGTAAAAAAAATATTAAAAATATCAGAAATACAAGAAGATATTAAATTATCTGAACTGTCGAAGATAAAAAGAGAAGAATTAGCAAAGATGTTAACATCTAATAAGATGGAAATAAGTAAAGTAGGTAATTTTGAAATGGCTATGGTTACAAAAGGCGGGGTTTCTTTAGAAGAGGTAAATTCTAAAACTATGGAATCAAAAAAAGTAAAAGGGCTGTACTTTGCAGGAGAAATTTTAGATATAGATGGAGATACGGGCGGCTATAATATTCAAGGAGCTTGCTCTATGGGAGTGTTAGCCGCTAAATCTATGACAAAGTAA
- a CDS encoding class I SAM-dependent RNA methyltransferase — protein MKKYTLIASATMGLESVVKDECKELGFENVTTFNGRVEFDGNEEDIVKANLHLRCADRVFVKMGEFKALTFDNLFENIKRIPWENIITVDGEFPISWVSSVKCKLFSKSDIQRIVKKAIVERLRMAYQTDELVETGAQYRVKIQAHNDIFLIMLDTSGEGLHKRGYRNLINEAPMKETMAAALVLLSRWKGGDRAMLDPMCGTGTIAIEAAMIARNVAPGVNRNFASEKWSIIPENLWVDLRDEAFSKEDYDKEVKIYASDLDEGTIEIARLNAIRAGVDEEIEFKCMNFLELENMAEKGCLITNPPYGDRLLDDDAVERLYGLMGDIFMMRFPKWSYYIITSYENFEKSFGKKATKNRKLYNGGIKCHYYQYYGAR, from the coding sequence ATGAAAAAATATACATTAATAGCCTCAGCAACAATGGGGTTAGAAAGCGTTGTAAAAGATGAATGCAAAGAGTTAGGATTTGAAAATGTAACTACATTCAATGGAAGAGTAGAATTTGATGGAAATGAAGAGGATATAGTTAAGGCTAACCTACATCTAAGATGTGCAGATAGAGTGTTTGTAAAAATGGGAGAGTTCAAAGCTTTAACATTTGACAATTTATTTGAGAATATTAAAAGAATACCTTGGGAAAATATTATAACAGTTGATGGAGAATTTCCTATTAGTTGGGTAAGTTCAGTAAAGTGTAAACTGTTTTCAAAATCTGATATTCAAAGAATTGTAAAAAAAGCAATAGTTGAGAGATTAAGAATGGCATATCAAACAGATGAACTTGTAGAGACAGGAGCTCAATATAGAGTGAAAATTCAAGCTCACAATGATATATTCTTAATAATGTTAGATACAAGTGGAGAAGGACTTCATAAAAGAGGATATAGAAACTTAATAAATGAAGCTCCGATGAAAGAGACAATGGCTGCAGCACTAGTACTTTTAAGTCGTTGGAAAGGTGGAGATCGTGCTATGTTAGATCCAATGTGTGGAACAGGAACGATAGCGATAGAAGCTGCAATGATAGCAAGAAATGTTGCACCTGGAGTAAATAGAAACTTCGCTTCTGAAAAATGGAGTATAATTCCAGAAAATTTATGGGTAGATTTAAGAGATGAGGCCTTTTCAAAAGAAGACTATGACAAAGAAGTTAAAATTTATGCTTCAGATTTAGATGAGGGGACAATTGAAATAGCAAGACTAAATGCAATAAGAGCTGGAGTAGATGAAGAGATCGAATTTAAATGTATGAACTTCCTTGAATTAGAAAATATGGCAGAAAAAGGTTGTTTAATAACAAATCCTCCATATGGAGATCGTCTTTTAGATGATGATGCAGTTGAAAGACTATATGGTCTTATGGGAGATATATTTATGATGAGATTCCCTAAATGGTCTTACTATATAATTACATCTTACGAGAACTTTGAAAAAAGTTTTGGAAAGAAAGCAACAAAAAATAGAAAGCTATATAATGGTGGAATAAAATGTCACTATTATCAATATTACGGAGCTAGATAA
- a CDS encoding AI-2E family transporter: MKKECVNIFFVGFLLILIQTFLQYNSEFTSIMGEMFSSIKPFIYAVFIAVLVSPLVKIFENKIKMKRSLAIGLSLIVVFSAITGLFFIVIPNIISSVTDLVEKFPDMLRSLSSNTTHLIDYLKEKDMLFFNPKEIETNLTNFIRTNVGNFKNLAFGFGAGVLRSIMGVATFFIGVFISLYLMYSKEYFMNFLENIFKLFTTKEKALYGVNFVRRVNDIFLKYILGRIVTSAVVGLVVFIVLLIAKVPYALLSAVMVGVGNMIPYVGSIVAGTIATFLIILAAPLKVVYLFIAIAIGQTVDGFLIGPKIMQESVGMSSFWSIIAVMVCGSFFGPLGMFLGVPVFVVIKFIYIECLNRRSE; this comes from the coding sequence ATGAAAAAAGAGTGTGTAAATATTTTTTTTGTAGGTTTTTTACTCATATTGATTCAAACATTTTTACAATATAATAGTGAGTTTACATCTATTATGGGAGAGATGTTTTCATCAATAAAACCTTTTATATACGCTGTCTTTATAGCAGTTTTAGTGAGTCCATTGGTAAAAATTTTTGAAAATAAAATTAAAATGAAAAGATCATTAGCAATTGGATTAAGTTTAATTGTTGTTTTCTCAGCTATAACTGGTCTATTTTTTATTGTAATTCCAAATATAATAAGTAGTGTAACGGACTTAGTTGAAAAATTTCCAGATATGTTAAGAAGTTTGAGTTCTAACACAACTCATCTAATAGATTATTTGAAGGAAAAGGATATGCTGTTTTTCAATCCTAAAGAGATTGAAACAAATTTAACTAATTTTATAAGAACAAATGTAGGTAATTTTAAAAACTTAGCATTTGGTTTTGGAGCAGGAGTTCTTAGAAGTATAATGGGAGTTGCTACATTTTTTATCGGAGTATTTATATCCCTATATTTAATGTACAGCAAAGAATATTTTATGAATTTTTTAGAAAATATATTTAAACTATTTACAACAAAAGAAAAAGCATTATATGGAGTTAATTTTGTAAGAAGAGTAAATGATATATTTTTAAAATATATTTTAGGAAGAATAGTTACATCAGCAGTTGTTGGATTAGTTGTTTTTATAGTGTTGCTTATAGCAAAGGTTCCGTATGCTTTGTTAAGTGCGGTTATGGTTGGAGTTGGAAATATGATACCATATGTAGGTTCTATTGTGGCGGGAACAATAGCTACATTTTTAATTATACTTGCAGCCCCATTAAAGGTTGTCTATCTTTTTATAGCAATAGCTATTGGTCAAACAGTTGACGGGTTTTTAATAGGACCAAAAATAATGCAGGAATCTGTAGGAATGAGCAGTTTCTGGAGTATCATCGCAGTTATGGTATGTGGAAGTTTTTTTGGACCTTTAGGAATGTTTTTAGGTGTTCCAGTGTTTGTTGTTATAAAATTTATATATATAGAGTGTTTGAATAGAAGGAGTGAATAG
- a CDS encoding NusG domain II-containing protein gives MNNKKRYFRKGDILIYSLLILVFAVLGFKITEFKASDASNAEVYVNNELKYVYPLQEEERDLFVATDIGGVNIKIKDKKIRVTTSNSPLKLNVKQGWIGNPGEVIIGVPDRLIIKVIGKSKKIDSEDMDFIIR, from the coding sequence GTGAACAATAAAAAAAGATACTTTAGAAAAGGGGATATTTTAATTTATTCACTATTAATATTAGTGTTTGCTGTATTAGGATTTAAAATAACAGAATTTAAAGCTTCAGATGCATCAAATGCAGAAGTCTATGTAAATAATGAACTAAAATATGTTTATCCACTCCAAGAAGAGGAAAGGGACCTATTTGTAGCAACGGATATTGGTGGAGTTAATATTAAGATAAAAGATAAAAAAATTAGGGTGACGACATCAAATTCACCACTAAAGTTAAATGTAAAACAAGGTTGGATAGGAAATCCAGGCGAAGTAATAATTGGAGTTCCAGATAGATTGATAATTAAAGTTATCGGGAAAAGTAAAAAAATAGATTCAGAAGATATGGATTTTATTATTAGATAA